The window gactctttaaagtagagacactacatactgatatacacctgaacatcagcaggagaggactctttaaagtagggtcTCTTGTTGTCACCAGCTGTTTCGTTTATCCTGAAACTTCTGTGTTTCTCTTGCAGGCTCGACTTGAGTACCTTGTGAAATGGAAAGGATGGGCAATGAAGTAagagctgccccccccccccgtctctgAAAgttctctctgctgttttgaTGCCTGTACATTAAACTGAAAACATGGATAAAATCCACTCGGTGGTTCTAAGgtttcctcctgtttcctcAGGCACAGCACCTGGGAGCCAGAGGAGAATATTCTGGATGACCGGCTGATACTGGGCTTCGAGCAAAAGTGAGTAAAGAGTTTATTTATGATGAGAGGGCTTTTCATAAAGGGGTTCCTGTGTGTCCTCAAAAGACTTAAATGCTAATAAAATGCCTTCATTCAGTTTTCCAAAGCTCTTATAAAAGCTCATACAAGTTGGACTTCATTCATCCTTTTTTCTGACACATACAGATCTTAATACATTAAAGATTTAGTTCCAAGAAAGTCTTCCTTGCTTGACGCTGAAGTAGCCTTCATTTTCTGATTTGGTTTTGTCCAAAGTCTCAGTCTTcctttcacatacagtatatgctttgtgtctttgtagtgttcttcctcttcccttccaGATTGTTAAACATCCATCTTGACTCGAGTCTCTCATGTCTCTCATAAAGACCCTTAAAATCAGGTGTTTTCAGTGGTTTAAAACAGACTCAAACTAAACTGGTGACGGAGATCTAACATCACATCTCTTGATTTGTTATATTTGCTCTCCTTGTGCCTTTTCTTCACCTGTGTGATCTGTTTCTTTATAGGGAACGGGACAGGGAGATCCACGGGCCGAAGAAACGAGGAccaaaacccaaaaaacatGCCATGAAGGTCCAGTTTCCTGCAGCTTGTTTTACCGTTGATACATGAACACCGCCTGaattatctttgtgtttttatgtctaCTCTATCTCGCACATTGCAGTCTCATTGAGGTTAAAGCCCACAAGCTTTCTGAAGATCCACTGTCAACGCCATAGGTTTCAGAATTTAACGTACGGTGTGGTTCTTCCTAGGGGCCGGAGGTTAGCTGTGTTGAACTGAGCTTAAAACGGAATGAGAGATGAGATGCTGTGCAGGATAAACTGCTTGGTATAGCTCAGGAGTAACAGTCTGATGGGATAGCACTGACCCGAGTCTGCTGGTGTTTGACACAAGTTCATATTCCCTCAGGCGAACGCTCCGACCGGAGGAAGCCGAGCCTCAAACTCCCGCCTGACTGCGGCGCGCTCCACACCGGGCCGAGCgactccttcctcctcctcgcctcATCCAACCTCTTCGTCCTCCACCGTGGCTCCCTCTCCCAAGCTCAGCTCCCTGGCCACCACCCACAAGCTGAAGAAAGACATCCACCGCTGCCACCGGATGTCCCGGCGCCCGCTGCCCCGGTCCGACCCCTTGGCTGCATCCTTCCCGGGCCAGCCCTCCAGAGTCCACGTCTCCCCGTTCTCCGAGACCGTCCGCATCCTCAACCGCAGAGTCAAGCCCCGGGAGGTGAAGCGAGGTCGCATCATCCTCAACCTGAAGGTCAGTGGGGGACATtatgtctgcagctcagagactcCTTTGCTTTCACTTCAACACCTGATTACTTTATCCtcctctgctgaaggtcatcGACAAGCCGGGTCGCGGCGGCGCAGCGGGACGGAACATCTCAGTGGGGGGGCGGCAAAACATCCCGTCCCGCAACCGCATCATCGGGAAGAAAGGGGAGGCCCCCTACAGGCCTTTCCAGCCCCCGCTGAAGATGCTGGGCTTCCCCATGTACGGGAAGCCGTTTGGGCTGCAGTGTGGAGGACCAGTGACCTTCAGCTCTGCCTCCTCCCAGTATAACTCACCCCCCTCCCAGTTTAACTCAGCCCCCTCCCAGTTTAACTCAGCCCCCTCCAGCTCTGAAGGAAAATCTGCTCAGTCCCACCCCGCAACAGGAGTCTCCCCCCCTTCCAGCAAAGCTCCAAAGTCCAGTAACGCTGGTAAACAATGTTCCATATTtaaagctgttttgttttgtcgtTGTCTTCTTTAACTGGGCTTATGTTTGCACCTGGCAATAaccctgtttctgattctgcttCTGAAGGTGGTGCCCAGTGTGAGGTGCAACGTTCCCCCCCCGCCTCACCGTCGTCCTCTTTGGAAGACCAGGAGGAGGACGCCCCCCTGAAAGGTGGTCCGACCCCATTTCCCAGTATACCACCAGTGCCTGTGTAATGCTGTGAATCCCTGCGTGTCGCTCAGAATAGCTTCATAAAAGTTCGGTTTTTTGCTCAAAAACAGAAGTCAGAATTGTGAGATTCTGAGAACCGGTCAGAATTCCTGTGTAAatattgtgtgtttgatttctCACAGCAGTCTTTGAGTAGTCATCATAATGTTGTCCATGACGtcactttttgttgtctttctgtgtTTACAACATTAACACCAAAGCAGGTTCCTCGTATGCGAAAACATATTTGGcaataaaactgattctgattcttatgAAGGCAGGAAACGCCAGCTGCCCGACGACCAGAGCCCCGGCAACGAGACCCCCGCGGAACCCCAAATAGCCCCCGCCGAGGGAGACCCCAACTGGCACCCTGAGATGGCTCCGAGCTGCAAGGACGTGGTGGTCACTGACGTCACCACCAACCTCCTCACCGTCACCATAAAGGAGTTCCCCTCCCCGGCCTCACCCTCCACTGAAAACGCCTCTGCCCCTCCCCCCGGCACCCCATCCGAAGACCCCGAGCCATAGGAGATCCCATGTTGTGAAGGCAGATGTGCCCCAGATAGTCCGCCTGCAGCTCTAGAGTCCTGCTGAGAACCCGGACAGGTTGAGACCCCAAAGTGTTGTAGAAGTCTATCGTAGGGGTCTCCAGTACATCCTACTATACTAATAAGAGGGTCCTCAACCGGTACGGGTTCACAGcaggactctgagctgcagacgGACTATAGAGGGAcatggacaaaaaaacaacaacaggttaGCAAGTTATTGTCTGGGGCTCAAGAGTTAGTCTCAGATACTCTGAGGGTCACAGACAAGGTTTACAGATTCTGGACAGTGGTAATACCTCGGTAAACATTTAAAGCCCCCCCTTTAGACATTTAGggatttgtgatattgggctatagaAACACAATATGACAGATCGATTGTCCGAGCGCTGACAGCCATAGCTCTTCACCCCTGCAGCAAATGTCCTTACAGTGAGGTCCGAGTCACAGGACGATACCTCGTGGGCACgacttgtttttttgtccatgTCCAAATCTGTACAAATGCCAATTGATGATGGAGGAGAAATATCAGTGTTGCCACTTaagccccctcctcccccttcccttTAGTGTGTTTAGTACCTGAACACCGCCCAGCCATTGAATCGTACAGAAAgagcatattttttttataagaaGCGTATACATCTGAACACGGGCAGCTAATACGCCCTCAAATTGCCATATTTTGTCCTCTTGCACAGCACTGACTCTCCGACTGTTGGATTGAGGTGCCGTTTGtttcctttcacacacacacacacacacacacacacacacacacacacacacacacacacacacacaaacagacacacacacacacacacacacacacacacacacacacacacacacgctgggttcagtttgtgtgtgtgctgagccTCCAACACatgtgaaagaaacaaaaggcaCTTTGTCCTCCACAGGTGAGAGGCCCCTCCCTGCCCCCTCAGCCTGATTGGAGGTCCAGCTCGTTAGTGATAAAGGGGAGTGTTGCACAGCTGGACTCTCTCACACTGCATCACAGCGAGGTAAACGCCATGCACTTGACTGCATCGATCGATTTCATGCAGTACTCTGATATTTCAAGGCattttcctcctgctctcttGAACGCATATTCAGTGTTTATATGCACGCACAACCTGACAAGCTAACCAGTAAGTtattgttctctctctctcgctcactcGCCTTCTCACAAAGCCCCCGCCTGTCACTCGTCCGACGCGACTCCAAACCGGCCCGCAGCATTTCCTCAGATCTCAGTGAAGGTCCATAAGCTGAACACACTTCAGGCTTTTATAATCCAGTGTGAACATCAGTCCCTGGGGATGCCTGTCCGTTGCGCTCTCATCAGACGGCTTTGcagagagtgtgtttgagagGAGGTCAAAGCCCGACGCTAAGGCTCACCAACCCCAGAAGACCCCTTTAATACAACTGGTCTGTAGGATGTAAAGCCCTGAAATAGCAGAACACGTGCTGCTCTTTGGCCCCAGTGGATGCTTTTAATGATCCCTAATGATACAGGTCTATCGGCCCTTTATGTTTGATGTATGAAACAGAGTTACGTCATTATCTGGGGGGGGGAATAATGATCTTAATTAAAGAATGAGTTTTAACAAGAAACCAGGATAAAAAATGTGGATGAACGGAACGTTATTGATCTGATTAATTTGAGAGAACATCATCACGTTAATTCATTGGGTTTTATATCTTTTGTTATATTGAGATCCATTTTATTACAGATATGAAtcattttaatgcagattttccccctaaaatgttaaagtgatgccaggaaacaatccctctgttggtcagaaagggtttactgagtccagagatatggagctGGGGTCAGACGTCTGGTcggacggcagagacagcttacggagaataaagaggggatggatttGCTTTCTCTAAACCAATGAATGACCTGCCGCAGGTAAATCAAATCCAGGTGAAAATGAAACCGGTGTTTGATGAAAGAGAAACTCAGACTGGGTCCTCGATGACTTCCAGACTGGGTCGTGCTCCTCTGAAGGGATTGAAGGCCCTCGGCTGCTTCTGTGCTGTGTCAGTGGTGGGTAGATGTGTGAGCTTAATGCCATGTTTCCAACCTTTAGAGCAGTGCTTTTTATTCCTTATCAGCACAACTTAGTGGCCTCTCTTTCAACCAAATAGGGCTcttgattttattatttctaagcttttctttccttttcaatCGTCTCATATGTGATGTCATTATAAGTGCTTAACGGGCGCTGATTGGAGAAAAGGAAGGAACctttaaatgttgataaatgaattaaaagctgtttttttaatgcttctTTTCTAAATATGCATAAtaatgtgatgctgtttatttgaatgccatttattttgtattagtcCAATATGGGTTTGACGAGACAAACTGGACTGGTTTTAATGTTTGTCTGGTTTGAAGCTAATAATGTACATGTATTGATGCTGATATGGAGGATAATGGACTTCTGACGCATGTTTTGCAGACCCTTATTGTACAGATTATTGTCATGTTTCCTGTCGttgctttctgtgtgttttcttgtacGAGGCTTTGAATTAAAAGCTGTTTAAAATTCAGTTTCCGGAGAGTCTTTCCctgttaaatgaaatgtatttgatatgttgctgttgttttccaGGTTTCaaagggcttttattttaagaaatctGCTAGAAATTAAAATTTCACTTCATAATAAATAACTATCTGACGGAGTAGTTTGCATTTTATATGAATACAAGTTGGAAATACAAACAATATGAGGGAATAAAACCTCTCATACCGTCACAGGCGTTATAGAACATGTCTGCAGAATAGATTTTGATCGAACAGTTGAACCAATAGAGTGGCCATTTCTCACCGGTCACTTTCCCATGCTGAGGGGATCGAACCACCGACCCTCTGAGTGGATCCATTTACTCCCTGAGCCATAGCGACCCGGACAGAACCAGGTCGGGTTCTTGCGATCACAGGTAATAATCTGCCAATCACAATAAGTGTTGAGGGAACTACGGACCCTGGAGATGGAAGAAACAACCATGGGGGGGTTTGAGTCTTCGGTGTGAGCATTAAACCAGCTGTATACTGgaatgtaatgtttttgttacttGGATTTAATAACTTGTTAAGTAATTGTACTGTTACACGGCATTCACAGCAgaagaaaatacagtttaaatcaTTCgaatattgaaaaataactgGATTTACATCACTGTAAGTGCTTCTGAAAGAAAGACATTGAGGTATGAAACCATAAAGGCGTCATCAAAAGTCATAACGTTAAAGTCTACGGGGGGAGGGCAACAATAGATTATGGTAGTATAGTgtatggagcagcagcaaggacatcATTGGAAAAAGTGGACAGACTGCTACAGTACAGAGCACTGCGATTATGTATAGGAGCTATTAAATCCACCCCCATTAACGCAGTACTGATAGAAGCAGGAGAAACACCGCTTGAGTTAAGAAGGGAGAAACTGGCACTCACATATTGGGTCAGGCTGAAAGGAAGTGGAGAAGAAAACCCTGCAACAAAGACTATGCAGGGATGCTGGGAATATTCAAAGTTCCAGGGGTTAGGGTTCGGGGGGGacaaggggagaaaaagagaagacatATGGAATGGAGGCCTTAGGGTTCACCAGGACCACCCCAGTGAGTAGTGTTCCACCTCGGCTATTCCCAGAAGTAAAGATCGATATGAGTgttctggaaaagaaaagacgATGGCAAATGAAGCAGGagttaaaacaagtatttacctGAGGAGCAACTACTACAGGTATCTCAAAATATAGACAGGTGGTACTAAGAACAAACAGTGTGTGGGAATTGGTGTGTATGTCCCTGAGTTCCAAATATCTATTTCCAAAAGACTATCTGATCAGTTATCAGTGTATACAGCAGGAGTAGTGGCAGGCATTATTGGGTTACAGTGGGTGGAAGAGGTCAGACCAGATAGGGTGGTGGTATGCACAGATTCAATGGCCGTGTTGGAAAGCATACAGTCAACAGCATCTGTCAGAGAAGATTTAACCATTGAACTGAACCATAGTTTGCTAAGACTTCACAGAGGTGGCATGGGTGTACAGTTATGTTGGGTACCAGCGCATGAGGGGCTGAAAGGGAATGAGTGTGCTGATAaactacaaaaggaaataacagtacCAGGTCCACtcggaaaaggagaaggaaaagcagtGCTTAAGAAGAACGGAGATATGGCAGAAAAGGTGGGAGGAAGACCATAAAGGAAAGGGGtatcataaaatacaaaagtcagTGATAACGAAGAACTACAAAGAAAGGAGCAGAAGGGAGGAAATGATCAGAACCAGACTCAGATTGGACCACACAGGTTTAAATGGCACCATGTTTGTACTGGGGAAAAGGAATAGTGACAGGTGTGGGAACTGTGGAGTGAAAGAACAGGTTGAACATATCATACTTCACTGTGCCATGTATgcagtagaaagagaaaggcTGCATGATAAAGTCCAAGAGGCAGGGAGGGACTGGGATTTAAtggggacactgggaacagagggagagggggtaagagtcaccaggaaggctctctttacttttttaaataacacaaggCTGGTGAGTAGAATTTAAGAAAGGGTAAATGACATCATGTTACACACTcttgtacagtaggtggcggtatgcACCTTAAAGTTGGTTGTGATCCGCCATTAaacccaaagaagaagaagaagtctaCATGGGAACTTCACGCGTCTTGGAGGGTTTTCCAGTCGGTCGCTTTTAAGTGTTGCACAGCATCTTCTCACCGGATGTTTATGGATGCACATGTCGCCGTGGAGAACTGGAAGCTGTTTCTTACTGAAGTCGCTTCTGAAGCTagtcatttaaacacaaaccCGGGGCATTAAACTCGGGATGTCTGCCTCGCTGG of the Eleginops maclovinus isolate JMC-PN-2008 ecotype Puerto Natales chromosome 4, JC_Emac_rtc_rv5, whole genome shotgun sequence genome contains:
- the cbx6a gene encoding chromobox protein homolog 6a isoform X1, which codes for MELSATGDRVFAAESILKRRIRKARLEYLVKWKGWAMKHSTWEPEENILDDRLILGFEQKERDREIHGPKKRGPKPKKHAMKANAPTGGSRASNSRLTAARSTPGRATPSSSSPHPTSSSSTVAPSPKLSSLATTHKLKKDIHRCHRMSRRPLPRSDPLAASFPGQPSRVHVSPFSETVRILNRRVKPREVKRGRIILNLKVIDKPGRGGAAGRNISVGGRQNIPSRNRIIGKKGEAPYRPFQPPLKMLGFPMYGKPFGLQCGGPVTFSSASSQYNSPPSQFNSAPSQFNSAPSSSEGKSAQSHPATGVSPPSSKAPKSSNAGGAQCEVQRSPPASPSSSLEDQEEDAPLKGNASCPTTRAPATRPPRNPK
- the cbx6a gene encoding chromobox protein homolog 6a isoform X2 produces the protein MELSATGDRVFAAESILKRRIRKARLEYLVKWKGWAMKHSTWEPEENILDDRLILGFEQKERDREIHGPKKRGPKPKKHAMKANAPTGGSRASNSRLTAARSTPGRATPSSSSPHPTSSSSTVAPSPKLSSLATTHKLKKDIHRCHRMSRRPLPRSDPLAASFPGQPSRVHVSPFSETVRILNRRVKPREVKRGRIILNLKVIDKPGRGGAAGRNISVGGRQNIPSRNRIIGKKGEAPYRPFQPPLKMLGFPMYGKPFGLQCGGPVTFSSASSQYNSPPSQFNSAPSQFNSAPSSSEGKSAQSHPATGVSPPSSKAPKSSNAGGAQCEVQRSPPASPSSSLEDQEEDAPLKGRKRQLPDDQSPGNETPAEPQIAPAEGDPNWHPEMAPSCKDVVVTDVTTNLLTVTIKEFPSPASPSTENASAPPPGTPSEDPEP